Genomic segment of Esox lucius isolate fEsoLuc1 chromosome 15, fEsoLuc1.pri, whole genome shotgun sequence:
cagcctgcgccccccgctgcccggaagccgcagcctgcgccccccgctgcccggaagccggaGCCagcgctccctgggagccgcagccagcgccgccagcgccccccgctgcctgggagccgcagccagcgccccccgctgcctgggagccgcagccagcgccccctgctgcccgggagccgcagccagcgctccccgctccctgggagccgcagccagcgccgccagcaacccctgctgcttgggagccgcagccagcgccccccgctgcttgggagctgcagccagcgtcccccgctgcctgggagccgcagccagcgccgccagcgccccctgctgcctgggagccgcagccagtgccgccagcgccccccgctgcctgggagccgcagccagtgccgccagcgccccctgctgcccgggagccgcagccagcgtcccccgctgcttgggagccgcagccagctctgaccctccgccggctctccctgaccctccgccggcttccctgtctccggctccttcgccggctctcccacagggttctgaccctccgccggctcccccggctcctgctcctccaccggctcctattcccccgccggctcccccgtctcctgctcctccgccggctcctgctcccccgccggccgtcaaccctccgccggctcccccggctcctgctcctccgccggctgccgacctgctgccggctcctattcctccgccggctcccctgtctcctatgcctccgccggctcccccggctcctactcctccgccggctcttccgccgcctccggaccctccgccggctcccccggctcctgctcctccgccggctgccgacctgccgccggctcctattcctccgccggctcccccgtctcctattcctctgccggctcctattcctccgccggctcccccggctcctactcctccgccggctctcccgccggctccggaccctccgccggcttccccggctcctgctcctccaccggctcctattcccccgccggctcccccgtctcctattcctctgcctgctcctattcctccgccagctcccccggctcctactcctccgccggctcttccgccgactcttccgccggctccggacccaccgccggcccttccgccggctccggaccctccgccggctcccccggctcctgcttttccaccggctcctgctcctccgccggctcctactcctccgccggctcttccgccggctcctgaccctccaccggtttccccgtctcctactcctccgccggctcttccgcaggctcctgaccctccgccggctccccc
This window contains:
- the LOC117595610 gene encoding vegetative cell wall protein gp1-like, with translation PIPPPAPLSPMPPPAPPAPTPPPALPPPPDPPPAPPAPAPPPAADLPPAPIPPPAPPSPIPLPAPIPPPAPPAPTPPPALPPAPDPPPASPAPAPPPAPIPPPAPPSPIPLPAPIPPPAPPAPTPPPALPPTLPPAPDPPPALPPAPDPPPAPPAPAFPPAPAPPPAPTPPPALPPAPDPPPVSPSPTPPPALPQAPDPPPAPPSPIPPPAPPAPTPPPALPPAPDPPPAPPAPAPPPAPIPPPAPPSPAPPPAPTPPPALPPAPDPPPVSPSPAPPPALPPALDPPPPPPAPAPPPAPIPPPAPPSPAPPPALPPAPIPPPISVTAG